One genomic region from Solwaraspora sp. WMMD792 encodes:
- a CDS encoding PucR family transcriptional regulator: MFPTVREVLALDPVRNGGPRVVAAEEGLDRPVRWVHVTEVPDIASLLRGGELVLTTGIGLPADDAGVRAFIADLAEVGVAGLVVELGRRYHGGVPKVMAAAAHRHGLPLVELRRETPFVLITEAVHALIVDAQLAELRATEEIHQRFTELSVEGAEATEVVRQAAELAGAPVVLENLSRRVLAYHTAGENPRLLLDGWEQHSRRIQPTGRTAYHADTGWLVTMVGARGQDWGRLLLRCPAAGPGVSGGSGGSGGFSGSGGPPLRWSILLERAASTLALGRLIRRDAEGLERQIHRTLLTALLDGSQPVDEVAMRARALGVGLDRRHLVGVAVRFRDAGSGAEPAAATGVGGVGPAVAVPSADSAETVQARLRDLAETVGLALREAGLTGLASPLDEHAVGVLLAVRDATAADPALDGLLAALHRLRRSEPVPVVVAAGSGVDSVREARRTLVEARQVAEAGRRDRRADQVLRLPDVGLAGLLHLLREEPRLQVFVERELGALLAYEARHPRQRMLATLRAYLDHGRNKSAAAAAVHLSRPAFYERLTRLGQILGVDLDSVQACLSLHVAVLALDEVRARPPA; encoded by the coding sequence GTGTTCCCGACCGTCCGTGAGGTGCTGGCGCTCGACCCGGTGCGGAACGGCGGGCCCCGGGTGGTCGCCGCCGAGGAGGGCCTGGACCGACCGGTGCGCTGGGTGCACGTCACCGAGGTGCCGGACATCGCCAGCCTGCTGCGCGGCGGTGAGCTGGTGCTGACCACCGGGATCGGGCTGCCCGCCGACGACGCCGGCGTGCGGGCCTTCATCGCCGACCTGGCCGAGGTAGGTGTCGCCGGTCTGGTGGTGGAGCTCGGCCGCCGCTACCACGGCGGGGTGCCGAAGGTGATGGCCGCGGCGGCGCACCGGCACGGGCTGCCGCTGGTGGAGCTGCGCCGGGAGACCCCGTTCGTGCTGATCACCGAGGCGGTGCACGCCCTGATCGTGGACGCCCAGCTGGCCGAGCTGCGGGCCACCGAGGAGATCCACCAGCGGTTCACCGAGCTGTCCGTGGAGGGCGCGGAGGCCACCGAGGTGGTACGCCAGGCGGCCGAGCTGGCCGGTGCACCGGTGGTGCTGGAGAACCTGTCCCGCCGGGTGCTGGCCTACCACACCGCCGGGGAGAACCCCCGGCTGCTGCTGGACGGCTGGGAGCAGCATTCGCGCCGGATCCAGCCGACCGGGCGTACCGCGTACCACGCGGACACCGGTTGGCTGGTGACCATGGTCGGCGCCCGAGGCCAGGACTGGGGTCGGCTGCTGCTGCGCTGCCCGGCTGCCGGGCCGGGTGTCTCGGGCGGGTCGGGTGGGTCGGGTGGGTTCAGCGGGTCGGGCGGGCCGCCGCTGCGGTGGTCGATCCTGCTCGAACGGGCCGCGTCGACCCTGGCGTTGGGCCGGCTGATCCGCCGCGACGCCGAAGGGCTGGAGCGGCAGATTCACCGGACGCTGCTGACCGCGCTGCTGGACGGGTCGCAGCCGGTCGACGAGGTGGCGATGCGGGCCCGGGCGCTCGGTGTCGGCCTGGACCGGCGGCATCTGGTCGGCGTTGCGGTCCGGTTCCGCGACGCCGGTTCCGGTGCCGAGCCCGCTGCGGCCACCGGGGTCGGCGGGGTCGGGCCGGCGGTGGCGGTGCCGTCGGCCGACAGCGCCGAGACGGTCCAGGCCCGGCTGCGCGACCTCGCCGAGACGGTCGGCCTGGCGTTGCGGGAAGCCGGGCTGACCGGCCTGGCCAGCCCGTTGGACGAGCATGCGGTCGGCGTACTGCTGGCGGTCCGCGACGCCACGGCGGCGGACCCGGCGCTGGACGGTCTGCTGGCCGCGCTGCACCGGTTGCGCCGGTCCGAGCCGGTGCCGGTGGTGGTCGCCGCCGGCAGCGGGGTGGACAGCGTCCGGGAGGCCCGGCGGACCCTGGTCGAGGCCCGCCAGGTGGCCGAGGCCGGTCGCCGGGACCGCCGCGCGGACCAGGTGCTGCGGCTGCCGGACGTCGGCCTGGCCGGGCTGCTGCACCTGCTGCGGGAGGAACCCCGGTTGCAGGTCTTCGTCGAACGTGAGCTGGGCGCGCTGCTGGCGTACGAGGCCCGTCATCCCCGGCAGCGGATGCTGGCCACGCTGCGGGCGTACCTGGATCATGGCCGCAACAAGTCGGCGGCGGCTGCCGCGGTTCACCTGTCCCGGCCGGCGTTCTACGAGCGGTTGACCCGGCTGGGGCAAATTCTCGGCGTCGACCTGGACTCGGTGCAGGCGTGCCTGTCGCTGCACGTCGCGGTGCTGGCGCTGGACGAGGTACGGGCCCGCCCACCGGCCTGA
- a CDS encoding RNA methyltransferase, whose protein sequence is MDPDDERIADYRALTDVELRTRWEPPNGLFIAEGELVIGRALRAGYRLRSVLVDAKRVDQLADLPAEATVYAATPAVLESITGFHVHRGVLASFHRRALPSLNEVLDRARRLVVCEGINTHTNLGALFRSAAALGMDAVVLSPTCADPLYRRSVRVSMGEVFAVPYARAAAWPAALATIRTAGFRLLAMTPAPDAVPVQRLDAAARARPALLLGAEGPGLSTAAVQAADVRVAVPMRRGVDSLNVATAAAVAFWELCRADPA, encoded by the coding sequence ATGGACCCGGACGACGAGCGGATCGCCGACTACCGGGCGCTGACCGACGTCGAGCTGCGGACCCGGTGGGAGCCGCCGAACGGCCTGTTCATCGCCGAGGGCGAGCTGGTCATCGGGCGGGCCCTGCGGGCCGGCTACCGGCTACGGTCGGTGCTGGTCGACGCCAAGCGCGTCGACCAGCTCGCCGACCTGCCGGCGGAGGCGACGGTCTACGCGGCGACCCCGGCGGTGCTGGAGTCGATCACCGGATTCCACGTACACCGAGGGGTGCTCGCCTCGTTCCACCGCCGGGCGCTGCCCAGCCTGAACGAGGTGCTCGACCGGGCCCGCCGGCTGGTCGTCTGCGAAGGGATCAACACGCACACCAACCTGGGTGCGCTGTTCCGCAGCGCGGCGGCGCTCGGCATGGACGCCGTGGTCCTCTCCCCCACCTGCGCGGATCCGCTGTACCGGCGGTCGGTGCGGGTCAGCATGGGCGAGGTGTTCGCGGTGCCGTACGCCCGGGCGGCGGCCTGGCCGGCGGCGCTGGCCACCATCCGTACCGCCGGGTTCCGGCTGCTCGCGATGACCCCGGCACCGGACGCGGTGCCGGTCCAGCGGCTGGACGCCGCGGCCCGGGCCCGGCCGGCGCTGCTGCTCGGCGCGGAAGGGCCGGGGTTGAGCACCGCGGCGGTCCAGGCCGCCGACGTACGGGTGGCGGTGCCGATGCGGCGCGGTGTCGACTCGCTCAACGTGGCGACGGCGGCGGCGGTCGCCTTCTGGGAGCTGTGCCGCGCCGACCCGGCCTAG
- a CDS encoding rhodanese-like domain-containing protein gives MFFAQYYLDCLSQASYLIADETTKRAVVVDPRRDVTEYLADAQAHGLTIEGVVNTHFHADFIAGHLELAARTGAWIGYGRQAEADYPIRKLADGDRISLGDVTLEIMETPGHTPESISILVYEHADDPVAYGVLTGDALFIGDVGRPDLLASLGVTADELGRMLYDSVQHKLMTLPDPVRVFPAHGAGSACGKNLSTERSSTIGEQRATNYACAPMDAEQFLAIVTAGQPAAPAYFGYDAVLNRRDHALFDVTAAPTPLNPAEFVARQAAGAVVVDARDPQEYAAGHLRGALNVPADGRFAETAGSVLAPGTQILVVAPQDREEEIVTRLARIGFDTVAGYLREPEQAFLQMVDQLTRASRLTVAQLAAALDGEQPPVVLDVRNAGERAAGVTDGTRESGVIDGALHIPLAELSRRIAEVPTDRPVVVHCAGGYRSSVAASLLRANGHPDVSDLLGGYQAWRALRQPVGTV, from the coding sequence ATGTTCTTCGCCCAGTACTACCTGGACTGCCTGTCCCAGGCGTCCTACCTGATCGCAGACGAGACCACGAAGCGCGCCGTCGTGGTCGACCCGCGTCGCGACGTCACCGAATACCTGGCCGACGCCCAGGCGCACGGCCTCACCATCGAAGGCGTCGTCAACACCCACTTCCACGCCGACTTCATCGCCGGCCACCTGGAACTGGCCGCGCGCACCGGCGCCTGGATCGGCTACGGCCGGCAGGCCGAGGCCGACTACCCGATCCGCAAGCTGGCCGACGGGGACCGGATCAGCCTCGGCGACGTGACCCTGGAGATCATGGAGACCCCCGGGCACACCCCGGAGTCGATCAGCATCCTGGTGTACGAACACGCCGACGACCCGGTCGCGTACGGCGTACTCACCGGCGACGCGCTGTTCATCGGCGACGTCGGCCGGCCCGACCTGCTGGCCTCGCTCGGCGTCACCGCCGACGAACTCGGCCGGATGCTCTACGACAGCGTGCAGCACAAGCTGATGACGCTGCCCGACCCGGTGCGGGTCTTCCCGGCCCACGGCGCCGGATCGGCCTGCGGCAAGAACCTGTCCACCGAGCGCTCGTCGACCATCGGCGAGCAGCGGGCCACCAACTACGCCTGCGCCCCGATGGACGCCGAGCAGTTCCTGGCGATCGTCACCGCCGGCCAGCCGGCCGCCCCGGCGTACTTCGGCTACGACGCGGTGCTCAACCGCCGCGACCACGCCCTGTTCGACGTCACCGCCGCACCCACGCCACTGAACCCGGCGGAGTTCGTCGCCCGGCAGGCCGCCGGCGCCGTCGTGGTCGACGCCCGCGACCCGCAGGAGTACGCCGCTGGCCACCTGCGTGGGGCGCTGAACGTCCCCGCCGACGGCCGGTTCGCCGAGACCGCCGGCAGCGTGCTGGCCCCCGGCACGCAGATCCTGGTGGTCGCCCCGCAGGACCGCGAGGAGGAGATCGTCACCCGGCTGGCCCGGATCGGCTTCGACACCGTCGCCGGCTACCTGCGCGAGCCGGAGCAGGCGTTCCTGCAGATGGTCGACCAGCTGACCCGGGCCAGCCGGCTGACCGTGGCGCAGCTGGCCGCCGCACTCGACGGCGAGCAGCCACCGGTGGTGCTCGACGTGCGCAACGCCGGCGAGCGGGCCGCCGGGGTGACCGACGGCACGCGCGAGTCCGGGGTCATCGACGGCGCGCTGCACATCCCGCTGGCCGAACTGTCCCGGCGGATCGCCGAGGTGCCGACCGATCGGCCGGTGGTGGTGCACTGCGCCGGCGGATACCGCTCGTCGGTCGCGGCCAGCCTGCTGCGGGCCAACGGCCACCCGGACGTCTCCGACCTGCTCGGCGGCTACCAGGCCTGGCGGGCACTGCGCCAGCCGGTCGGCACCGTCTGA